One window of the Cryptomeria japonica chromosome 7, Sugi_1.0, whole genome shotgun sequence genome contains the following:
- the LOC131030838 gene encoding disease resistance protein Roq1-like, which translates to MASSSSSSSQERSVASLKLYDAFISHRGPDVKETLAKQLYDLLKERGCRTFLDREEIEGGDSITSAIKNGICSSVVQIAIFSKGYALSSWCLDELVLMFQQTDALFIPVFYDVQPWELRHIQNNKKSQYAAAFRDYERKGRYLDKLGAWKEALARAADISGYELSQYQKDLCEKIVSRVLQEMGKRKPLHVANYPVGLGKLVQDFENSCSETAGTVGIFGLGGSGKSTLAREFFNRKRSGYDESCFLSDVRESHANSDLHSLQSQLLKDLFHDKWDRNNVYEGIERLKDNLSRVEDMDLHFLIILDDIDHQDQLDALIPKGMLTCSSLVILTTRDQSMLRDADIHYKMKGMDKDDAKELFCSHAFGVEGCRYPPTAYEKLIESFVEFCGGLPLSLIVLGAHVYRRDEHYWEQELEKVQKIQPKDIMQRLRISFDGLDGEEKQIFLDIACLFNKKRKRNLKSNAITIWKASGWSAEHAVQTLQDRCLLEVSGTDDFQYFEMHDHLRDLGRQIADELSPPRLWRPELLRSMEAKGFQQILAETNGGRCFHSFEDSSLGIITFFIAETDLLWLEMRGPFFNIPSWILLRKLHCLHIESVQELWSTFQQQLQTYTQATFQLRRLSIWCSNYLEKLPDLIEKFTHLEELDIFLSESSTDTTSFVQSLGRLSKLRSLSLACMNFDFSEELDLSKGNVDSSTSSRMDSLETIRLANLHQTSKLIISGEMCPRLRTLRVDQLGNLKEMELKHLKRLNTLRVESCTNLETISDLSTVSGLQFLKVSSCFKLETISGLSKLTELQVLKVHSCWVLKSLPTLVDLHSLEEITIVGCVQLQRLNTLRLCDCSNLKSLPTLAHLPRLETIKIRGCPQLQSFEGVEELPGLKSLLIEMPEDGYFAWVRNCICGLRKLSVKKIILAQKSMDRASSKLNANFFSKVIGAQAVTEIDRGKYTLKIESSSSAITIYALLVTPNYGYITFEPSTCTFITFEPKDKFLISGGGGGGGGGDMLITVLLTQHHSEGRLDGNVTIKKGFKATVKVGEEGKALTVFDRLYRPRTNLAAYAAVKRKRKQKH; encoded by the exons ATggcttcctcctcctcctcatcttctCAGGAAAGATCAGTTGCATCTCTTAAACTATATGATGCCTTCATCAGCCACCGAGGCCCTGACGTCAAAGAAACCCTTGCTAAACAACTCTATGACCTTCTTAAGGAAAGAGGGTGCCGGACATTTCTAGACCGTGAAGAGATAGAAGGGGGAGATTCTATTACGTCTGCCATTAAAAATGGCATATGCTCATCAGTTGTGCAAATAGCAATTTTTTCTAAAGGATATGCGTTGTCCTCATGGTGTTTAGACGAGCTTGTTCTTATGTTTCAACAGACGGATGCCCTCTTTATTCCTGTCTTCTACGATGTCCAGCCCTGGGAGCTACGCCACATCCAGAACAACAAGAAGTCACAGTATGCTGCAGCGTTTCGTGATTACGAAAGGAAAGGCAGGTATCTCGATAAGTTGGGTGCATGGAAAGAGGCCCTCGCACGTGCTGCAGACATATCTGGTTATGAACTTAGCCAGTATCAAAA AGATTTGTGTGAAAAGATTGTGTCCCGTGTGCTGCAAGAAATGGGAAAGAGGAAACCGTTACATGTTGCGAACTATCCGGTTGGACTTGGTAAGCTAGTCCaagattttgaaaattcttgttcgGAGACAGCGGGGACGGTAGGGATCTTCGGACTGGGGGGGTCTGGCAAGTCCACCCTCGCAAGAGAATTTTTTAACAGGAAGCGTTCAGGCTACGATGAATCATGCTTTCTCTCCGATGTGAGAGAATCACATGCCAATAGTGATTTGCACTCCTTGCAAAGCCAGCTCTTGAAAGATCTCTTTCACGATAAATGGGATCGTAATAATGTTTATGAAGGAATAGAAAGGCTGAAGGATAATTTGAGTAGGGTAGAGGATATGGATTTGCATTTCCTTATAATTCTTGATGATATTGATCATCAAGACCAGTTAGATGCCCTCATACCTAAAGGCATGCTAACATGTAGCAGCCTGGTAATTTTAACAACCCGTGACCAGAGTATGTTAAGGGATGCAGATATCCATTATAAGATGAAGGGAATGGATAAGGATGATGCTAAGGAGCTCTTCTGTAGCCACGCTTTCGGTGTTGAGGGGTGCAGATATCCACCCACTGCATATGAGAAATTAATTGAAAGCTTCGTGGAATTCTGTGGAGGTTTACCCCTCTCACTCATAGTTTTGGGCGCCCATGTTTATCGTAGGGATGAGCATTATTGGGAGCAAGAATTGGAAAAAGTTCAGAAAATTCAGCCCAAGGATATAATGCAAAGACTCAGGATTAGCTTTGATGGTCTGGACGGAGAGGAGAAACAGATATTCCTGGATATTGCTTGTCTTTTCAATAAGAAacgaaaaaggaatttgaaaagtAACGCTATAACAATCTGGAAGGCATCTGGCTGGAGCGCTGAGCATGCAGTTCAAACCCTGCAAGATAGATGCCTACTAGAAGTGAGCGGTACAGACGACTTCCAGTATTTTGAGATGCACGATCACCTGCGCGATTTGGGAAGACAAATAGCAGATGAGTTGAGCCCTCCTCGCCTGTGGCGACCAGAACTCCTGAGATCTATG GAAGCAAAAGGATTTCAACAAATCCTTGCAGAAACAAATGGCGGCAGGTGCTTCCATTCATTCGAGGATTCGTCCCTTGGAATTATTACTTTTTTTATAGCTGAGACTGATCTCCTGTGGCTTGAAATGAGGGGACCATTTTTTAACATTCCATCCTGGATTCTTCTACGGAAATTGCACTGTTTACATATTGAGTCTGTGCAAGAATTGTGGAGCACATTTCAGCAACAGTTGCAGACCTATACCCAG GCCACTTTCCAATTGAGAAGGTTATCCATTTGGTGCAGTAATTATTTGGAAAAGCTTCCAGATTTAATAGAAAAGTTCACTCACTTGGAAGAATTGGATATATTTCTTTCAGAATCTAGCACAGATACAACATCCTTCGTCCAATCACTTGGACGACTTAGTAAGCTTAGATCATTGAGCTTGGCGTGTATGAACTTCGACTTCAGTGAGGAGCTGGACCTGAGCAAAGGTAATGTGGATTCTTCTACAAGCAGCCGCATGGATAGCCTTGAAACCATACGCCTTGCTAATCTTCATCAGACATCCAAGTTGATAATCAGTGGAGAGATGTGTCCCAGACTTCGAACGCTTAGAGTTGACCAGCTGGGAAATCTAAAAGAAATGGAATTAAAGCATCTAAAGAGACTGAATACACTGAGAGTGGAGAGCTGTACAAATTTAGAAACAATATCAGATTTATCCACTGTATCAGGGCTTCAGTTTCTTAAAGTGAGTTCTTGTTTCAAATTGGAAACAATATCAGGTTTATCTAAGCTAACAGAGCTTCAAGTGTTAAAAGTACACAGCTGTTGGGTGTTGAAATCCTTGCCGACCCTTGTAGATCTACATAGTCTGGAGGAAATAACGATTGTTGGATGTGTTCAACTGCAGAGACTGAATACTCTTCGACTGTGTGATTGTTCCAATTTGAAATCGTTGCCGACCCTTGCGCATCTGCCTCGTCTTGAGACAATCAAGATCAGAGGATGTCCTCAGCTGCAGAGTTTCGAAGGGGTGGAAGAGTTGCCAGGATTGAAAAGTCTGCTAATTGAAATGCCCGAGGATGGATATTTTGCATGGGTACGAAATTGCATATGTGGACTGAGG AAGCTGTCGGTAAAGAAAATCATTTTGGCACAGAAGTCAATGGATAGAGCATCGTCCAAATTGAATGCAAATTTCTTTTCTAAGGTGATCGGCGCCCAAGCAGTAACTGAGATAGACAGAGGAAAGTATACACTGAAGATTGAAAGCTCATCGAGTGCAATCACTATATATGCTTTGCTTGTAACACCGAATTATGGTTATATAACATTTGAACCATCGACTTGTACTTTTATAACATTTGAACCTAAAGACAAATTTTTGATATccggtggaggtggaggtggaggtggaggggatATGCTAATTACAGTTTTACTCACCCAGCATCATAGTGAAGGTAGACTAGATGGTAATGTCACAATAAAGAAGGGGTTTAAGGCCACAGTGAAAGTTGGGGAAGAGGGTAAAGCCTTAACTGTCTTTGATAGATTATACAGACCAAGAACAAACTTGGCAGCATATGCTGCGGTAAAGCGAAAACGAAAGCAAAAGCATTGA